One part of the Streptomyces ferrugineus genome encodes these proteins:
- a CDS encoding GNAT family N-acetyltransferase: MEPATLTTDRLLMRAVGPNDTDAVYEAAQDPAIQRWTTIPSPYLREHAHSFTEQLVPDGWKNGSMFTWGLFLPEGEELVGMLGLTMRSMSEAEIGFWGTKEHRGHGYVTEAVLAASRWAFVDLSIDRVEWRAEVGNRPSRAVAERAGFALEGTLRSAIVHQGVRRDCWVGSLLPSDLALPSTAPYLPARNQPA; the protein is encoded by the coding sequence ATGGAACCCGCCACGCTCACCACCGACCGCCTCCTGATGCGCGCGGTCGGCCCGAATGACACCGATGCCGTGTACGAGGCCGCCCAGGATCCCGCCATCCAGCGCTGGACGACGATCCCCTCGCCCTATCTGCGCGAGCACGCGCACAGCTTCACGGAACAACTGGTCCCCGACGGCTGGAAGAACGGTTCGATGTTCACCTGGGGTCTCTTCCTCCCCGAAGGGGAGGAACTGGTGGGCATGCTCGGTCTCACGATGCGTTCCATGAGCGAGGCCGAGATCGGCTTCTGGGGCACGAAGGAGCACCGCGGCCACGGCTACGTCACCGAGGCCGTCCTCGCCGCCTCCCGCTGGGCCTTCGTCGACCTGTCGATCGACCGTGTGGAATGGCGCGCGGAGGTCGGCAACAGGCCCTCCCGCGCGGTGGCCGAACGGGCCGGCTTCGCCCTTGAGGGCACCCTGCGCTCCGCCATCGTCCACCAGGGCGTACGCCGGGACTGCTGGGTGGGCTCCCTGCTCCCGTCGGACCTGGCGCTGCCGTCGACGGCGCCGTACCTTCCGGCGCGGAACCAGCCCGCCTAG